Proteins encoded within one genomic window of Dyadobacter chenhuakuii:
- a CDS encoding efflux RND transporter permease subunit, which translates to MFQKFIERPVLSLVISIFITLLGLFALSDLPVSQFPDIVPPSVVVTATYTGANSEVGVDAVAVPLERAINGVPGMTYMTSVSGNDGVTTITISFNVGIDPDLAAVNVQNRVQTVIDELPEEVIKAGVTTEKEVNSMLMYLDIMSSDTSVAEDFVYNFADINLLKELKRIDGVGRAVIMGSRDYSMRVWLKPDRMNGYNISADDVVKAIREQNVVAAPGKTGVSSGREVQALQYVLKYTGKLFEPAQYENIVLRSNPDGSMLKLKDVADIEFGTLEYDMASKSNGKPSASIMLKQRPGSNAQEVIANVKKKVAELKETTFPPGMDYMVSYDVSRFLDASIHEVVRTLIEAFILVIIIVYLFLQDFRSTLIPALAVPVALIGTFAFMQLFGFSINLLTLFALVLAIGIVVDNAIVVVEAVHAKMAEKLLDAREATIESMKEMSGAIIAITLVMSAVFVPVAFMSGPVGIFYRQFSITLAISIVISGINALTLTPALCALMLKNTHGQPSKNTLLDRFFAGFNKGYDGISAKYRKLLGLIINRRVITIGLLIAFCVATYGVNTVLPTGFIPTEDQGVINVNVTTPVAATVERTEAVLDEIQKVAKGLEAVESVSSLSGYSLITESAGSSYGMAMINLKPWDERTASVQDIISEMEAKTKHITDAEIQFFPPPTVPGFGNSSGFELRVQDRTGSDDLQKTAEITNKFVKDLMDSPEIASAFSSFDASFPQYMIHVDADIAAKKGVSVDVAMSTLQTLVGSFYASNFIRFGQMYKVMVQADPDFRKNPEDILKLYVKNNRGEMVPFSTFIRLERVYGPELLTRYNMYTSAMINGDAAPGYSSGDAIKAVERVAATSLPRGFTYEWSGMTREEILSGDQAIYIFGVCLIFVYLLLAAQYESFLLPLPVILSLPTGIFGAFVALKLMGLENNIYAQVSLVMLIGLLGKNAILIVEYAIIRQKEGRSVIEAALEGATERLRPILMTSLAFIAGLIPLVMASGAGAIGNRSIGTAAAGGMLIGTIFGVIIIPGLYVLFASMVRPKTSKIVNQKEELILE; encoded by the coding sequence ATGTTTCAAAAATTTATAGAGAGGCCAGTGCTATCACTGGTCATCTCAATCTTCATAACCTTACTTGGGCTTTTCGCCCTCTCAGACCTACCAGTTTCGCAGTTTCCGGACATTGTGCCGCCTTCTGTTGTCGTAACGGCAACCTATACAGGAGCTAATTCCGAGGTTGGCGTGGACGCCGTTGCCGTTCCCCTCGAACGCGCCATTAATGGTGTTCCCGGAATGACTTACATGACCAGCGTATCGGGTAATGATGGCGTAACGACCATTACAATTTCCTTCAACGTAGGAATTGACCCCGACCTGGCGGCTGTGAACGTGCAGAACCGCGTTCAAACTGTCATTGATGAACTCCCGGAAGAAGTAATCAAAGCCGGTGTAACCACCGAAAAAGAGGTAAACAGTATGCTTATGTATCTGGACATCATGAGTTCGGATACGTCTGTTGCTGAGGACTTTGTATACAATTTTGCCGACATTAACCTGCTTAAGGAGCTCAAAAGAATTGACGGCGTAGGCCGCGCCGTGATCATGGGAAGCCGTGACTATTCGATGCGTGTCTGGCTAAAACCCGACCGGATGAATGGTTACAACATTTCCGCAGATGACGTGGTAAAAGCGATCCGCGAACAGAACGTCGTGGCTGCGCCGGGTAAAACCGGGGTTAGCTCAGGACGCGAAGTGCAAGCCCTGCAATACGTGCTGAAATACACGGGAAAATTGTTTGAGCCGGCTCAATATGAAAATATCGTCCTGCGCTCAAACCCCGACGGCTCCATGTTGAAATTAAAGGATGTGGCTGATATTGAGTTTGGTACGCTGGAATATGATATGGCTTCCAAATCCAATGGCAAGCCATCGGCATCGATCATGCTGAAACAGCGCCCCGGCTCCAATGCGCAGGAGGTAATTGCCAATGTGAAAAAGAAAGTGGCCGAATTGAAGGAGACTACATTCCCTCCCGGCATGGATTACATGGTTTCGTATGACGTTTCCCGCTTCCTGGATGCGTCCATACACGAGGTTGTACGCACATTGATTGAAGCATTTATATTGGTAATCATTATTGTTTACCTGTTTTTGCAAGATTTCCGTTCGACGCTTATCCCTGCCCTGGCCGTTCCCGTTGCCTTGATCGGAACATTCGCTTTCATGCAGTTATTCGGTTTCTCAATCAACCTTTTAACATTGTTTGCATTGGTTCTGGCCATCGGGATTGTGGTGGATAATGCCATTGTCGTCGTCGAGGCCGTTCACGCAAAGATGGCCGAAAAACTTTTGGATGCGCGCGAAGCGACCATTGAGTCGATGAAGGAAATGAGCGGCGCTATCATCGCGATTACGCTGGTCATGTCTGCGGTTTTCGTTCCTGTGGCCTTTATGTCTGGTCCAGTCGGGATTTTCTATCGCCAGTTCTCCATCACGCTTGCTATTTCAATCGTTATTTCCGGGATTAATGCATTGACATTAACACCAGCGCTCTGTGCTTTAATGTTGAAAAACACCCACGGTCAGCCATCGAAAAATACGCTTCTGGATAGATTTTTTGCAGGTTTCAACAAAGGTTATGATGGCATTTCGGCAAAATACAGAAAGTTGCTAGGCTTGATCATTAACCGGAGGGTAATCACAATCGGACTTCTCATTGCATTCTGCGTAGCGACTTATGGAGTCAACACGGTTCTGCCTACGGGTTTCATTCCCACAGAAGATCAGGGTGTTATTAATGTAAATGTGACAACTCCCGTAGCAGCCACCGTGGAAAGAACCGAGGCTGTTTTGGATGAAATTCAAAAAGTGGCAAAAGGACTGGAAGCAGTAGAATCCGTTTCGTCGCTGTCGGGTTACAGCTTGATCACGGAATCCGCGGGATCTTCCTATGGTATGGCTATGATCAACCTGAAACCCTGGGATGAACGGACGGCTTCCGTGCAGGACATCATTTCTGAAATGGAAGCCAAAACCAAGCACATTACGGATGCTGAAATTCAGTTTTTCCCACCTCCTACTGTTCCGGGATTTGGTAACTCGAGTGGCTTTGAGCTCCGTGTGCAAGACCGCACGGGAAGCGACGATTTGCAAAAAACTGCTGAGATCACCAACAAATTTGTAAAAGACCTGATGGATTCGCCGGAAATCGCCAGCGCATTCAGCAGCTTCGATGCAAGTTTCCCGCAATATATGATTCACGTCGATGCCGATATCGCTGCAAAAAAAGGCGTTTCGGTGGACGTAGCAATGAGCACATTACAGACATTGGTAGGGAGTTTTTATGCTTCCAATTTCATTCGTTTTGGCCAGATGTATAAGGTAATGGTCCAGGCTGATCCGGATTTCCGGAAAAATCCTGAGGACATTTTAAAACTATATGTAAAAAACAACCGCGGTGAAATGGTCCCGTTCTCCACATTCATCCGTCTGGAACGGGTTTACGGACCTGAATTGCTGACGCGGTATAACATGTACACCTCGGCGATGATCAATGGGGATGCAGCGCCGGGTTACAGTAGCGGCGATGCTATCAAGGCCGTAGAACGTGTTGCTGCCACCAGCCTGCCGCGTGGTTTCACCTATGAATGGTCCGGAATGACGCGGGAGGAAATCCTGTCGGGCGATCAGGCCATTTACATTTTTGGCGTCTGTCTGATCTTCGTTTATCTGCTCCTAGCCGCTCAATATGAGAGTTTCCTGCTTCCATTACCTGTTATACTTTCCTTACCGACCGGTATTTTCGGCGCATTCGTCGCATTGAAATTAATGGGGCTCGAAAATAACATTTACGCGCAAGTTTCGCTCGTCATGCTCATAGGCTTATTAGGTAAAAATGCCATTCTGATTGTAGAATACGCGATTATCAGGCAAAAAGAAGGACGATCCGTCATTGAGGCAGCACTGGAAGGCGCCACAGAACGGCTTCGCCCCATCCTGATGACCTCGCTGGCATTTATAGCCGGACTTATCCCGTTGGTGATGGCCTCAGGTGCAGGTGCGATCGGAAACCGGTCTATCGGGACCGCGGCTGCTGGCGGGATGCTGATCGGAACCATTTTCGGGGTGATTATTATTCCGGGATTATACGTGCTATTCGCCAGCATGGTAAGGCCCAAAACATCTAAAATTGTAAACCAGAAAGAAGAGCTCATTCTCGAATGA
- a CDS encoding TolC family protein: MKTYKNLYSILLMSTLVTLAGCKLTQPIAQKSRISTPQTFAGQTDSTGIAAMEWKTFFKDAYLTALIDTALQNNLDLKIAAQRIEMVRSNILAAQGALLPSVSAEVTGGGRKFGDYTMDGVGNYDTNFSENIDADRRLPAPFMPDYFVGLRSAWEIDIWGKLKTQKKAAYNRLLATEKARHAIITGLIAEIASAYYELIALDTEMAIIQKNIALQQSAVETIKIQKEGGRANELGVQQFSAQLFNTQSLEVEKQQEIIEAENKLNLLLGRFPQPITRSARLEQTLPQTAATGIPANMLRRRPDIQQAQFDLLANYSEQQAAQLAFLPSLNITAFLGFNSFKSNLLFNPGSMAYNAIGGLAGPLINRKALKAGQKRAEAASLEALFTYNKAVLTGFQEVSTSLKKLENNRKINEFKTQEVDVLQQAVVTSKDLFLTGYASYLEVITAQRTVLEAELSLTDVQKNQYLALIELYRSLGGGWE; this comes from the coding sequence ATGAAAACATATAAAAATTTATATAGCATACTGCTGATGAGCACATTAGTAACCCTGGCAGGTTGCAAGCTCACCCAGCCCATTGCGCAGAAGTCGCGCATCAGCACGCCACAAACATTCGCCGGCCAAACCGATTCAACAGGAATTGCGGCTATGGAGTGGAAAACGTTTTTCAAAGACGCCTATTTAACGGCATTGATCGATACAGCGCTTCAGAACAACCTGGACCTGAAAATCGCGGCGCAAAGAATAGAAATGGTGCGATCCAACATTCTGGCTGCACAGGGAGCATTGCTTCCATCCGTTTCGGCCGAAGTGACTGGTGGCGGCCGGAAATTCGGGGATTACACCATGGATGGCGTAGGAAATTATGACACCAATTTTTCCGAAAACATCGACGCAGACCGTCGGCTACCTGCCCCTTTCATGCCGGATTATTTTGTTGGATTAAGAAGTGCCTGGGAAATTGATATTTGGGGGAAATTAAAAACGCAGAAAAAAGCAGCATATAACCGTCTTCTGGCCACCGAAAAAGCTCGTCACGCCATCATTACCGGCCTGATCGCTGAAATTGCAAGTGCTTACTACGAGCTTATCGCGCTGGATACAGAAATGGCAATCATTCAAAAGAACATTGCCTTGCAGCAATCTGCCGTGGAGACCATTAAAATCCAGAAAGAAGGCGGCCGTGCAAATGAATTGGGCGTACAGCAATTCAGCGCACAATTGTTTAATACACAAAGCCTTGAAGTTGAAAAACAACAGGAAATTATCGAAGCTGAAAACAAACTTAATCTGCTACTGGGCCGCTTTCCCCAGCCTATTACGCGTAGCGCCCGGCTGGAACAGACATTGCCTCAGACTGCCGCAACCGGAATTCCTGCCAACATGCTGAGAAGAAGACCGGATATCCAGCAAGCGCAATTTGACCTGTTAGCCAATTATTCGGAACAGCAAGCCGCGCAGCTTGCATTTTTGCCATCGCTGAACATTACTGCTTTTCTGGGCTTTAATTCATTTAAAAGCAATTTACTCTTCAATCCGGGTTCCATGGCTTATAATGCAATCGGTGGTTTGGCCGGGCCGCTTATCAACAGAAAAGCGCTGAAAGCAGGACAAAAAAGAGCCGAAGCCGCAAGCCTTGAAGCATTGTTTACTTACAACAAGGCGGTCTTAACCGGTTTCCAGGAAGTAAGCACAAGCCTGAAAAAACTTGAAAACAACCGAAAAATAAACGAATTCAAAACCCAGGAAGTGGATGTGCTGCAACAAGCCGTTGTCACGTCAAAAGACCTTTTCCTGACAGGCTATGCTTCCTACCTGGAAGTGATCACCGCGCAAAGAACCGTTCTGGAAGCTGAATTGTCATTAACCGACGTTCAAAAGAATCAGTATCTAGCATTGATTGAATTGTATCGCTCGCTGGGGGGTGGTTGGGAGTAA
- a CDS encoding TonB-dependent receptor produces the protein MTKLLIIAAFFISINTYAQRHNLSGIVTDAVSGESLPNASVKVAGMDAGIQSNAYGYYSLSLKKGICLIEISYLGYLKKSVRVDLQRNLKLDIQLTPANQQLKEVQVKERDQVDLGNTIPGKSSIQMSQVKSMGTMAGEADIFQALQYLPGIKAAVEGNTGLSVRGGSFDQTLILLDDAPVYNPSHALGFFSAFNSDAIKSVDIYKGTVPAQFGGRLSSVVDLKMKEGNVNHLNVSGGLGAIASRLTVEGPIKKERSSFIVSGRYSYAGSTANLIGKLAQQMNVYPFRNFTGGNDIRFYDLNAKINWKSTDSKDQFFISAYAGKDWFKYYLFQQGTFMKWQNNTLSFRWNRVQRSNLFFNTTAYFSNYGYNYSLLMDRRDFEWKAGLQEVGLKNEWDYFIDPTASLKAGAMLTYTHYSPGAIKPKSDSSITIPFTLRAQNTLQNVVFAGYTKQLSKGFSMYAGLRVSIYSMVGPGMTYEYSQKRDPVQDSTRYKAGGLMNLRAGIEPRWSLNYMPDSISVLSIAANRSMQYSHLLNSSAVGLPTDVWLPSNRNVAPQSATLISLGYKRIIKNVTISVEAYQKWMKGVIDLVDNAQLFVNQYSDSQVRSGKGNAWGLETMLEKKTGRLTGWITYTLSKTDRTIPGVNNDLAYPTRYDRRHSISFVTTFHATKRTALSMDFQFNSGGAASFPVGAYEYLGASFNYYTSRNGYRLPAYHRLDVQAMFTRKRKKWERQFVVGIFNVYDQRNLFSVQVEPDTFSQPYELSRISAISLYGVMPFFSYGFKI, from the coding sequence CTGGGTTATCTGAAAAAATCAGTTCGCGTTGATTTGCAGCGGAATTTGAAACTGGACATTCAGCTGACACCTGCCAATCAACAGCTGAAAGAAGTGCAGGTTAAGGAGCGAGATCAGGTGGATTTAGGTAACACTATTCCGGGCAAGTCCAGCATTCAGATGAGTCAGGTTAAAAGCATGGGCACAATGGCAGGTGAAGCGGATATATTTCAGGCGTTGCAATATCTTCCCGGCATTAAGGCGGCAGTTGAGGGAAATACGGGTCTCTCTGTTCGCGGAGGATCATTTGATCAAACATTGATTCTGCTGGATGATGCGCCTGTATATAATCCTTCACATGCACTTGGCTTTTTTTCTGCGTTTAACAGCGATGCCATCAAGTCAGTGGACATTTATAAGGGAACCGTTCCAGCCCAGTTTGGCGGAAGACTTTCCTCTGTGGTCGACTTGAAAATGAAAGAAGGCAATGTTAACCACTTGAATGTCTCGGGCGGGTTAGGTGCGATCGCAAGTCGGTTGACCGTGGAGGGGCCGATCAAGAAGGAACGATCGTCGTTTATTGTCTCCGGAAGATATAGTTATGCAGGCAGCACGGCAAATCTGATCGGAAAGTTGGCCCAGCAAATGAATGTTTATCCGTTTCGGAATTTCACGGGCGGAAATGACATTCGCTTTTATGACCTTAATGCGAAGATCAACTGGAAATCAACGGATAGCAAGGATCAGTTTTTCATCTCCGCTTATGCAGGAAAGGATTGGTTTAAGTATTACCTTTTTCAACAAGGCACTTTCATGAAATGGCAAAACAATACGTTGTCGTTCAGATGGAACCGCGTTCAGCGTAGCAACCTGTTTTTCAACACCACGGCTTATTTCAGCAACTATGGCTATAATTACAGCCTACTGATGGATCGGCGTGATTTTGAGTGGAAAGCCGGTTTGCAGGAAGTTGGACTAAAAAACGAGTGGGACTATTTCATCGATCCCACTGCATCACTCAAAGCGGGTGCAATGCTAACGTATACGCATTATAGTCCAGGAGCAATCAAGCCAAAATCTGATAGTTCGATAACGATTCCTTTTACATTAAGGGCACAAAATACTTTGCAAAACGTCGTTTTTGCTGGTTATACAAAACAGTTGTCCAAGGGCTTTTCTATGTATGCAGGGCTCCGTGTATCCATTTATTCGATGGTAGGGCCTGGTATGACATATGAATATTCGCAAAAGCGCGACCCTGTGCAGGATTCAACGCGTTACAAAGCGGGAGGACTCATGAATTTGAGAGCGGGAATTGAGCCGAGATGGTCTTTAAATTACATGCCAGACAGCATTTCCGTGCTTTCAATCGCAGCGAATCGTTCAATGCAATATTCCCATTTGCTTAATTCCTCAGCGGTTGGTTTGCCCACGGATGTATGGCTTCCTTCCAACCGCAATGTCGCGCCGCAATCTGCAACCCTGATCTCTCTCGGCTACAAGCGGATTATTAAAAATGTTACGATTTCGGTTGAAGCTTATCAGAAGTGGATGAAAGGAGTTATTGATCTTGTCGACAATGCACAACTGTTTGTAAATCAATATTCTGATTCCCAGGTTCGCTCTGGAAAAGGAAATGCTTGGGGACTTGAAACAATGCTGGAAAAGAAAACAGGCAGATTAACCGGATGGATCACCTACACATTATCGAAGACAGATCGGACCATTCCGGGTGTTAACAATGATCTTGCTTATCCAACCCGATATGACCGCCGGCACAGCATTTCGTTCGTTACGACTTTCCATGCGACAAAAAGAACGGCGCTGTCAATGGATTTTCAATTTAACTCGGGTGGGGCGGCGTCATTTCCTGTGGGTGCATATGAATACCTGGGAGCGTCTTTTAATTATTACACCAGCCGAAACGGATACAGGTTACCCGCCTATCACCGGCTCGACGTGCAGGCTATGTTCACCAGGAAGCGAAAAAAATGGGAAAGGCAATTTGTTGTGGGCATTTTCAATGTGTATGATCAGCGTAACCTTTTTTCTGTGCAAGTTGAGCCCGATACATTCAGCCAGCCTTATGAGCTATCACGTATATCAGCCATTTCTTTATATGGCGTTATGCCGTTTTTTAGCTACGGATTCAAAATCTGA